In Sphingobacterium sp. R2, the genomic stretch TTAATTTTTTCTGTCGTAATAGCGATTTCCATGTCGGCATGTTATTCTACTCATCATGGCCACAGCCATGGGCGAGGTCCGAAAAAAATGCCGCCAGGTCAGGCTAAAAAATACTACGGAGAGCAGTCTGCTCGTGATTTTGCTCCTGGGCAGCAAAAGAAAAAGCATAGACATTAACAACACAGCATAAAAAA encodes the following:
- a CDS encoding quinol oxidase subunit 4 translates to MEIKMKRTLLLIFSVVIAISMSACYSTHHGHSHGRGPKKMPPGQAKKYYGEQSARDFAPGQQKKKHRH